In the Pseudomonas sp. DTU_2021_1001937_2_SI_NGA_ILE_001 genome, one interval contains:
- a CDS encoding transketolase family protein, producing MSNETTHKPRLTTSAMIASIAAEGQRTETAPFGHALVAAAQRDPRIVGMSADLSKYTDLHVFAREFPERHLQMGMAEQLLMAAAGGMAKEGLVPFATTYAVFATRRAYDFIHQVIAEERLNVKICAALPGLTTGYGPSHQATDDLALMRAVPGMTVIDPCDALDTAQAVEAIAAHHGPVYMRLLRGKVPMVLDEYDYRFELGKAKLLRDGKDVLIIASGIMTMRALEVAQLLGDGSADVAVLHVPTIKPLDEASIIEACRRSGRLVVIAENHSTVGGLSEAVALTLLKARVAPELRQVALPDAFLDAGALPTLHDRYGISAAVMAANIRQWLG from the coding sequence ATGAGCAACGAAACCACCCACAAGCCGCGGCTGACCACCTCGGCGATGATCGCCTCGATCGCCGCCGAAGGTCAGCGTACCGAGACGGCGCCCTTCGGCCACGCGCTGGTGGCGGCGGCGCAGCGGGACCCGCGCATCGTCGGCATGAGTGCCGACCTGTCCAAGTACACCGACCTGCACGTGTTCGCCCGCGAGTTTCCCGAGCGGCACCTGCAGATGGGCATGGCCGAGCAGTTGCTGATGGCTGCCGCCGGTGGCATGGCCAAGGAAGGGCTGGTGCCGTTCGCCACCACCTATGCGGTGTTCGCCACCCGGCGTGCCTATGACTTCATCCACCAGGTGATCGCCGAGGAGCGGCTCAACGTCAAGATCTGCGCGGCCTTGCCTGGCCTGACCACCGGCTACGGCCCCAGCCACCAGGCCACCGATGACCTGGCGTTGATGCGCGCGGTGCCGGGCATGACGGTGATCGACCCTTGCGACGCGCTGGACACCGCCCAGGCTGTGGAAGCCATCGCCGCGCACCACGGGCCGGTGTACATGCGCCTGCTGCGCGGCAAGGTGCCGATGGTGCTCGACGAATACGACTACCGCTTCGAACTGGGCAAGGCCAAGCTGCTGCGCGACGGCAAGGACGTGCTGATCATCGCCAGCGGGATCATGACCATGCGTGCCCTGGAGGTGGCGCAATTGCTCGGCGATGGCAGTGCCGATGTGGCGGTGCTGCACGTGCCGACCATCAAGCCGCTGGATGAAGCGAGCATCATCGAAGCCTGCCGGCGCAGCGGGCGCCTGGTGGTGATTGCGGAGAACCACAGTACCGTGGGCGGTTTGTCCGAGGCTGTCGCACTGACCCTGCTCAAGGCGCGGGTGGCGCCCGAGCTGCGCCAGGTGGCGCTGCCGGACGCCTTCCTGGATGCCGGCGCACTGCCGACGCTGCATGACCGCTACGGCATTTCTGCCGCGGTGATGGCCGCCAACATTCGTCAATGGCTGGGTTGA
- a CDS encoding NAD(P)-dependent oxidoreductase produces the protein MKVAFIGLGAIGLPMAQQIRQAGHALIGIELSEAGRERAREQGLEASADWRAAQDAEAVVVMVATPAQLQALVDSFEPLRPGQYWVIMSTVGPAAVREQGERLAACGARVVDAPVTGGVARARTGSLLIFASGAPADVQAVNPVLAAMGEVKSTGDSIGDGQAIKVVNQHLCSVHLVAAAEALNLAHALGLDPAKVLELVERGAGGSWMLSDRGPRMLQGTDAQVTSMVDIFVKDSGLVADAAQACHASVPLLDIAHQRFSSAAQAGLGQRDDSRVIETWR, from the coding sequence ATGAAAGTTGCATTCATCGGCCTGGGGGCCATTGGCCTGCCCATGGCTCAGCAGATCCGCCAGGCCGGCCATGCGCTGATCGGTATCGAACTCAGCGAAGCGGGCCGTGAACGGGCGCGTGAGCAGGGCCTGGAGGCCAGCGCTGACTGGCGTGCTGCGCAGGACGCCGAGGCCGTGGTGGTGATGGTCGCCACCCCGGCGCAGTTGCAGGCCCTGGTGGACAGCTTCGAGCCACTGCGCCCTGGCCAGTACTGGGTAATCATGAGCACCGTCGGCCCGGCTGCCGTGCGTGAACAAGGTGAACGCCTGGCGGCATGCGGGGCGCGGGTGGTCGATGCACCGGTTACCGGCGGCGTGGCCCGGGCGCGCACCGGCAGCCTGCTGATCTTCGCCTCCGGGGCGCCTGCAGACGTGCAGGCGGTCAACCCGGTGCTGGCGGCGATGGGTGAGGTCAAATCCACCGGGGACAGCATCGGTGACGGCCAGGCCATCAAGGTGGTCAACCAGCACCTGTGTTCGGTGCACCTGGTGGCCGCTGCCGAAGCCCTCAACCTGGCCCATGCCCTGGGCCTGGACCCAGCCAAGGTACTGGAGCTGGTGGAGCGCGGGGCGGGGGGCTCGTGGATGCTCTCCGACCGTGGCCCGCGCATGCTGCAGGGCACCGATGCGCAGGTCACCAGCATGGTCGACATCTTCGTCAAGGACAGCGGCCTGGTGGCCGATGCGGCTCAGGCCTGCCATGCCTCGGTGCCGCTGCTGGACATCGCCCACCAGCGTTTTTCCAGCGCGGCGCAGGCCGGGCTGGGGCAACGTGACGACAGCCGGGTGATCGAAACCTGGCGCTGA
- a CDS encoding MFS transporter, with amino-acid sequence MSHSTEVAAGPHDKASKVSFASMVGSAVESYDFFIYGTAAAGWFGSVFFHTTEPIVGILAAFATMAVGFFMRPLGGYLAGHYGDRIGRKAVLLWSLLLMGGATVLIGALPTYEQAGVVAPLLLILLRMIQGIGFGAEWGGAVLMACEHAPPQRRGFFGAVPQIGIPLGLLMANGAFLLSGALLEGDWVWRAPFLASVVMVGVGMWIRLGVSESPEFEKMKAENTLIQQPALTVIRNDWRKILQIVGLRLAETGGYYLATSFMLSYVLLAGVASKENVLWGTLVGSALGLGSHLFFGALSDRIGRKKVFLIGSLFTIAFGIPLFLLINTGVVVLIVVAVALSLLLSHDPIFAVEASWFTEQFPANVRSSGISLGYNGASLVAGALPFLATGLYAMVGWIGPALLFSALGVISTACALKMRETAPAVVGEEQLSGTLATAAH; translated from the coding sequence ATGAGTCATTCCACTGAGGTGGCCGCCGGGCCACACGACAAGGCTTCGAAAGTCTCCTTCGCCTCCATGGTCGGTTCGGCCGTGGAGAGCTATGACTTCTTCATCTACGGCACAGCGGCCGCCGGCTGGTTCGGCTCGGTGTTCTTCCACACCACCGAGCCGATCGTCGGCATCCTGGCGGCCTTCGCCACCATGGCGGTGGGCTTTTTCATGCGCCCGCTGGGCGGTTACCTGGCCGGACACTACGGCGACCGCATCGGCCGCAAGGCAGTGCTGCTCTGGTCGCTGCTATTGATGGGCGGCGCCACGGTGCTGATCGGTGCGCTGCCCACCTACGAACAGGCCGGGGTCGTCGCGCCGCTGCTGCTGATTCTGTTGCGCATGATCCAGGGCATCGGCTTTGGCGCGGAGTGGGGCGGTGCAGTGTTGATGGCCTGTGAGCATGCGCCACCGCAGCGCCGCGGCTTCTTCGGCGCGGTGCCGCAGATCGGCATTCCGCTTGGTCTGCTGATGGCCAACGGCGCGTTCCTGCTCTCCGGTGCGCTGCTCGAAGGCGACTGGGTGTGGCGCGCACCCTTCCTGGCCTCGGTGGTGATGGTCGGCGTGGGCATGTGGATTCGCCTGGGGGTCAGCGAGTCGCCGGAATTCGAGAAGATGAAAGCCGAGAACACCCTGATCCAGCAGCCGGCGCTGACCGTGATCCGCAACGACTGGCGCAAGATCCTGCAGATCGTCGGCCTGCGCCTGGCGGAAACCGGCGGTTACTACCTGGCCACCAGCTTCATGCTGTCGTACGTGCTGCTGGCCGGGGTGGCGAGCAAGGAAAACGTGCTGTGGGGCACCCTGGTCGGTTCGGCGCTGGGGCTGGGCAGCCACCTGTTCTTCGGCGCGCTCAGTGACCGCATCGGGCGCAAGAAGGTGTTCCTCATCGGCTCGCTGTTCACCATCGCCTTCGGCATTCCGCTGTTCCTGCTGATCAACACCGGCGTGGTGGTGCTGATCGTGGTCGCGGTGGCGCTGTCGCTGCTGCTCAGCCACGACCCGATCTTCGCCGTGGAGGCGAGCTGGTTCACCGAGCAGTTCCCGGCCAACGTCCGTTCGTCGGGCATTTCCCTGGGCTACAACGGTGCCTCGCTGGTGGCCGGTGCCTTGCCATTCCTGGCCACCGGCCTTTACGCCATGGTCGGCTGGATCGGACCGGCCCTGTTGTTCAGCGCCTTGGGGGTGATCTCCACCGCTTGCGCGTTGAAGATGCGCGAGACCGCTCCGGCGGTGGTGGGCGAAGAACAGCTGTCGGGCACGCTGGCCACGGCTGCACACTGA
- a CDS encoding thiol-disulfide oxidoreductase DCC family protein, protein MVSSLLRPEPAPLLAPGETVVLFDGVCKLCNGWAQFVIRHDRRQRIRLATVQSAEGQALLAWAGLPLDRFDTMATIRDRHYWVRSEAFFEVVRQLPGLWPWLRVLRVVPERLRDLGYDWVARNRYRWFGRHAQCLMPTADHQRRFLHSDVLR, encoded by the coding sequence ATGGTTTCTTCTCTTTTGCGCCCCGAACCTGCGCCGTTGCTGGCTCCCGGCGAGACCGTGGTGCTGTTCGATGGGGTGTGCAAGCTGTGCAACGGCTGGGCGCAGTTCGTAATCCGTCACGACCGCCGGCAGCGCATCCGCCTGGCCACCGTACAGTCGGCCGAAGGCCAGGCGCTGCTGGCCTGGGCCGGGCTGCCGCTGGATCGCTTCGATACCATGGCGACCATTCGTGACCGGCACTACTGGGTGCGTTCCGAAGCCTTCTTCGAGGTGGTGCGGCAGTTGCCGGGGCTGTGGCCGTGGTTGCGGGTGTTGCGTGTGGTGCCGGAGCGTCTGCGTGACCTGGGCTACGACTGGGTGGCGCGTAACCGTTACCGCTGGTTCGGCCGCCATGCGCAATGCCTGATGCCCACTGCGGACCACCAGCGGCGTTTCCTGCACAGTGATGTGCTGCGCTGA
- a CDS encoding DUF4198 domain-containing protein, protein MRFNSSLLALGISGALLCAGQASAHGLWTEQRRGNIEVIYGHGAEDNAFKAQKVSGAWAYDLAGRQVPVTVERLDDHARLKPIKPVAIMSVALDNGMWTRDKDKKWINQGRSKVPGGTDSIHTFKYSLAIYAPGARLPALDKLKMVIVPLADPLKVGPGKPLPVKVLVDGKPAAGIKLIGDYRSEPDEVSAETDAEGRASVVVRNEGLNVIAAEVTLPVKGDADIEARGLFTSLTFVGEEHHD, encoded by the coding sequence ATGCGTTTCAACTCCTCTTTGCTGGCACTGGGCATCAGCGGCGCCCTGCTGTGCGCCGGCCAGGCTTCGGCCCATGGCCTGTGGACCGAGCAACGTCGCGGCAACATCGAAGTGATCTACGGCCATGGCGCCGAAGACAACGCCTTCAAGGCGCAGAAAGTCAGTGGCGCCTGGGCCTATGACCTGGCCGGCCGGCAGGTGCCGGTGACCGTCGAGCGCCTGGACGACCATGCCCGGCTCAAGCCGATCAAACCCGTGGCGATCATGAGCGTGGCCCTGGACAACGGCATGTGGACCCGCGACAAAGACAAGAAATGGATCAACCAGGGACGCAGCAAGGTGCCGGGGGGCACGGACTCGATCCACACCTTCAAGTACAGCCTGGCGATCTATGCGCCCGGTGCCCGGCTGCCAGCGCTGGACAAATTGAAGATGGTCATCGTGCCGCTGGCCGATCCGCTGAAGGTCGGGCCGGGCAAGCCGCTGCCGGTCAAGGTGCTGGTCGATGGCAAGCCCGCCGCCGGTATCAAGCTGATCGGCGACTACCGCAGCGAGCCGGATGAAGTCAGCGCCGAAACCGACGCCGAAGGTCGCGCCAGCGTGGTGGTGCGCAACGAAGGCCTGAACGTCATCGCCGCCGAAGTCACCCTGCCGGTCAAGGGCGATGCCGACATCGAAGCCCGAGGCCTGTTCACCTCGCTGACCTTCGTGGGCGAAGAGCACCACGACTGA
- a CDS encoding TonB-dependent siderophore receptor: MSSRTIASFAGFAFSVLGAPLYAADPASPIELDALTVSAEQDYETASGPVKGYRATRSATATKTDTAIKDIPQSISVVPATVLQDLGTSQVERALDYAGGVSRQNNFGGLTLYEYSIRGFTTSEFYKDGFSANRGYPATPDAANVERIEVLKGPAASLYGRGDPGGTVNIVTKQPQREAFTTLQASAGSWDRYRTALDANAPLNTEGTLLGRVNLAVEDNHSFRDHVQSHRVFVAPSLRWELSPDTSLLVQTEFVRHDSIFDRGIVAPNNRWSGVSRSTFLGEPDDKIDNDNNLIQAILDHRLNDSWSLRLASHYKEGELGGFASESRPLNADGHTVNRRYRERDMNWHDSITQLELHGFFDTGALQHEVLIGTEYENYRKNERVTTIAGSPYAIDIYNPVYGQAKPNGARSGTDFFEHVESRALNLQDQIIFTDKLRGMLGARYEHFDQQIDNYAGNSTQRQRHDAFTQRAGLLYQLTPQVGLFANASTSFKPNNGLDAAGKSFDPEEGVGYEVGIKSELFDERLSTTLAAFHIDKENVLALDPGSDTSRAVGKARSQGLDLQLTGQLTDAVRIIGAFAYIDAEVTKGDRSIPTGSRILGVAKRSGSLLGVYEFQEGTLRGSDLGAAFNYVGDRSGESGSNFELPAYHTVDLLAHYKATDNLTVGLNLNNIFDEKYYERSYSNYWIAPGEPRNFTVSFTLNL; this comes from the coding sequence ATGTCGTCCCGCACAATCGCCTCTTTCGCCGGCTTCGCGTTCAGCGTGCTCGGCGCCCCGCTCTACGCTGCCGACCCTGCTTCCCCCATCGAACTCGACGCACTGACGGTCAGTGCCGAGCAGGACTACGAAACCGCCAGCGGTCCGGTCAAGGGCTACCGCGCCACGCGCTCGGCCACCGCGACCAAGACCGACACCGCGATCAAGGACATTCCCCAGTCGATCAGCGTAGTGCCCGCCACCGTGCTCCAGGACCTTGGCACCAGCCAGGTGGAACGTGCCCTGGACTACGCCGGCGGCGTGTCCAGGCAGAACAACTTCGGCGGCCTGACCCTCTACGAGTACAGCATCCGCGGCTTCACCACGTCGGAGTTCTACAAGGACGGCTTCAGCGCCAACCGTGGCTACCCGGCCACCCCGGACGCCGCCAACGTCGAGCGCATCGAGGTGCTCAAGGGCCCGGCCGCCAGCCTGTATGGGCGTGGCGACCCTGGCGGCACGGTGAACATCGTCACCAAGCAGCCCCAGCGCGAAGCCTTCACCACCCTGCAGGCCAGCGCCGGCAGTTGGGACCGCTACCGCACCGCGCTGGACGCCAACGCCCCGTTGAACACCGAAGGCACGCTGCTGGGCCGCGTCAACCTGGCCGTGGAAGACAACCACAGCTTCCGCGACCACGTGCAAAGCCACCGCGTATTCGTTGCCCCGTCGCTGCGCTGGGAACTGAGCCCGGACACCAGCCTGCTGGTGCAGACCGAGTTCGTCCGCCACGACTCGATCTTCGACCGTGGCATCGTCGCGCCGAACAACCGCTGGAGCGGCGTGTCGCGCTCGACCTTCCTCGGCGAGCCGGACGACAAGATCGACAACGACAACAACCTGATTCAGGCGATCCTGGACCACCGCCTCAACGACAGCTGGTCGCTGCGCCTGGCCAGCCACTACAAGGAAGGCGAGCTGGGCGGCTTCGCCAGCGAGTCACGCCCGCTGAACGCTGATGGCCATACCGTCAACCGTCGCTACCGCGAACGAGACATGAACTGGCACGACAGCATCACCCAGCTGGAGCTGCACGGTTTCTTCGACACCGGCGCCCTGCAGCACGAGGTACTGATCGGCACCGAGTACGAGAACTACCGCAAGAACGAACGGGTCACCACCATCGCCGGCAGCCCCTACGCCATCGATATCTACAACCCGGTGTACGGCCAGGCCAAGCCCAACGGCGCGCGTTCCGGCACCGACTTTTTCGAGCACGTGGAAAGCCGTGCCTTGAACCTGCAGGACCAGATCATCTTCACCGACAAGCTGCGCGGCATGCTCGGGGCACGCTACGAGCACTTCGACCAGCAGATCGACAACTACGCCGGCAACAGCACCCAGCGCCAACGCCACGACGCCTTCACCCAACGTGCCGGCCTGCTCTACCAGCTGACCCCGCAAGTCGGTCTGTTCGCCAACGCCTCCACCTCGTTCAAGCCCAACAACGGCCTGGATGCCGCCGGCAAGAGCTTCGACCCCGAAGAAGGCGTCGGCTATGAAGTGGGCATCAAGAGCGAGCTGTTCGACGAGCGTCTGAGCACCACCCTCGCCGCCTTTCATATCGACAAGGAAAACGTCCTGGCCCTCGACCCGGGCAGCGATACCAGCCGCGCGGTGGGCAAGGCCCGCAGCCAGGGCCTTGACCTGCAGCTGACCGGCCAGCTGACCGATGCAGTTCGGATCATAGGCGCCTTCGCCTACATCGATGCCGAAGTCACCAAGGGCGACCGCAGCATTCCCACCGGCAGCCGCATCCTCGGCGTGGCCAAGCGCAGCGGCAGCCTGCTGGGCGTGTACGAGTTCCAGGAAGGCACGCTGCGCGGTTCGGACCTGGGCGCAGCGTTCAACTACGTGGGTGATCGCTCCGGAGAATCGGGTTCGAACTTCGAGCTGCCGGCCTACCACACCGTCGACCTGCTGGCGCACTACAAAGCCACCGACAACCTGACGGTGGGCCTGAACCTCAATAACATCTTCGACGAGAAGTACTACGAGCGCTCCTACAGCAATTACTGGATCGCACCAGGCGAACCGCGCAATTTCACCGTCAGCTTCACCCTCAACCTCTGA
- the yghX gene encoding YghX family hydrolase, with amino-acid sequence MSSLTARDFSPELLELYDYYAHGQINRREFLDRAAKFTAGSLTAVAVLAALSPDYALAEQVPFTDPDIVAEYVTYPSPKGHGQVRAYRVRPAKVAGKLPAVVVVHENRGLNPYIEDVARRVAKAGFIALAPDGLSSLGGYPGNDDKGREMQQQVDPEKLLNDFFAAIEWLMADPAVTGKVGITGFCYGGGVANAAAVAYPELGAAVSFYGRQPRAEEVPRIKAPVQIHYGELDTRINEGWPAYEQALKAAGTPYEAWIYKGANHGFHNDSTPRYDEAAAKLAWERTLGWFRRYLV; translated from the coding sequence ATGTCCAGCCTCACCGCCCGTGATTTTTCGCCTGAACTGCTGGAGCTGTACGACTACTACGCCCATGGCCAGATCAACCGCCGCGAGTTTCTCGACCGGGCGGCGAAGTTCACCGCCGGCAGCCTTACCGCCGTGGCCGTTTTGGCCGCGTTGAGCCCGGACTACGCGCTGGCCGAGCAGGTGCCGTTCACCGACCCCGACATTGTCGCCGAATACGTGACCTACCCGTCGCCCAAGGGCCACGGCCAGGTGCGTGCCTACCGGGTCAGGCCTGCTAAGGTCGCCGGCAAGCTGCCCGCCGTGGTGGTGGTGCACGAGAACCGTGGGTTGAACCCCTACATCGAGGACGTGGCACGGCGTGTCGCCAAGGCTGGCTTCATCGCTCTGGCCCCGGATGGGCTGAGTTCCCTGGGCGGTTACCCCGGCAACGACGACAAGGGTCGGGAAATGCAGCAGCAGGTCGACCCGGAAAAACTGTTGAATGACTTCTTTGCCGCCATCGAGTGGCTGATGGCCGACCCGGCTGTTACTGGCAAGGTCGGTATCACCGGTTTCTGCTATGGCGGCGGTGTGGCCAATGCGGCGGCGGTGGCCTACCCGGAACTGGGGGCGGCGGTGTCGTTCTACGGACGCCAGCCTAGGGCCGAAGAAGTGCCGCGTATCAAGGCGCCGGTGCAGATCCACTACGGCGAGCTGGACACGCGAATCAATGAAGGCTGGCCTGCCTACGAACAGGCCCTGAAGGCGGCTGGCACCCCGTATGAGGCGTGGATCTACAAGGGCGCCAACCATGGCTTCCACAACGACTCCACGCCACGTTACGACGAAGCGGCGGCCAAGCTGGCGTGGGAGCGGACCCTGGGGTGGTTCAGGCGTTACCTGGTGTGA
- a CDS encoding DNA topoisomerase III: protein MRLFLCEKPSQAKDIAAVLGATRRGDGCLSGAGVTVTWCIGHLLETAPPDAYDARYKRWVLQDLPIVPGTWKMQVKPKTASQYKAVKRLLGEARELVIATDADREGEMIARELVEHCRYRGPIQRLWLSALDDASIRKALAALRPGADTFSLYHSALGRSRADWLIGMNMSRLFTLLGRQSGYQGVLPVGRVQTPTLRLVVDRDRSIADFVPVPYWAIDVGLRHDGQDFTAQWRAPGEFCDEQDRCLNQALAQQAAHDITQAGSARVARLRTERVREAAPLPFDLGTLQEICSKKLGLGAQETLDIAQALYETHKLITYPRSDCGYLPVSQHGEAAGIIAALCAADPSLQPLREHLDAQRRSRAWNDAKVSAHHGIIPTAATRAFERLSGKPRAVYSLIRARYLAQFLPNHEYDRTQADFDCAGQALRAVGKRVIEPGWKRALPEALAPAKGKQAPPPQALPALRQGDNCPVTGVQLKDLWTQPPKPYTEGDLIKAMKNVARLVEDPLLKQKLKETTGIGTEATRAGIIQGLLDRGYLRKDGKALSATPPAFSLIDNVPRAIADPGTTAIWEQALDMVQSGEMSLEEFVAKQAAWMSKQVERCQGLRLNLQGMPAPAGAAPWKKSRKRKASGNSRGAKDGTSNKTTAKAAATSAAAKPRRSSRKPSGNA from the coding sequence ATGCGCCTGTTTCTCTGCGAAAAACCTTCCCAGGCCAAGGACATCGCCGCCGTGCTGGGTGCCACCCGACGCGGCGACGGTTGCCTGAGCGGCGCCGGCGTCACCGTCACCTGGTGCATCGGCCACCTGCTGGAAACCGCGCCGCCCGACGCCTACGACGCCCGCTACAAGCGCTGGGTGCTGCAGGACCTGCCGATCGTGCCCGGCACCTGGAAGATGCAGGTCAAGCCCAAGACCGCCAGCCAGTACAAGGCGGTCAAGCGCCTGCTTGGCGAGGCCCGCGAGCTGGTGATCGCCACCGACGCCGACCGCGAAGGCGAGATGATCGCCCGCGAACTGGTCGAGCATTGTCGCTATCGCGGGCCGATCCAGCGTCTGTGGCTGTCGGCGCTGGACGACGCCTCGATCCGCAAGGCGCTGGCGGCGCTGCGTCCGGGCGCCGATACCTTCAGCCTTTATCATTCGGCGCTGGGCCGGTCGCGGGCCGACTGGCTGATCGGCATGAACATGAGCCGTCTGTTCACCCTGCTCGGGCGCCAGTCCGGCTACCAGGGCGTATTGCCGGTGGGCCGGGTGCAGACCCCTACCCTGCGTCTGGTGGTAGACCGTGACCGCAGCATCGCCGACTTCGTACCAGTACCCTACTGGGCCATCGACGTCGGCCTGCGCCACGACGGCCAGGACTTCACCGCCCAGTGGCGCGCGCCTGGCGAATTCTGCGACGAACAGGACCGCTGCCTGAACCAGGCCCTGGCGCAGCAGGCCGCCCACGACATCACCCAGGCCGGCAGCGCCCGGGTGGCGCGGTTACGCACCGAGCGGGTTCGCGAAGCCGCGCCGCTGCCCTTCGACCTGGGTACCCTGCAGGAAATCTGCTCGAAGAAGCTCGGCCTCGGCGCCCAGGAAACCCTGGATATCGCCCAGGCGCTTTACGAAACCCACAAGCTGATCACCTACCCGCGCAGCGACTGCGGCTACCTGCCCGTCAGCCAGCATGGCGAGGCGGCCGGTATCATCGCCGCGCTGTGCGCCGCCGACCCGAGCCTGCAGCCGTTGCGTGAACACCTCGACGCGCAGCGTCGCTCGCGGGCCTGGAACGACGCCAAGGTCAGCGCCCACCACGGCATCATTCCCACCGCCGCGACACGGGCCTTCGAACGCCTGAGCGGCAAGCCGCGCGCGGTGTACAGCCTCATCCGCGCCCGTTACCTGGCGCAGTTCCTGCCCAACCACGAGTACGACCGGACCCAGGCGGATTTCGACTGCGCCGGGCAGGCCCTGCGTGCGGTCGGCAAGCGGGTCATCGAACCCGGCTGGAAACGCGCCCTGCCCGAGGCCCTGGCCCCGGCCAAGGGCAAGCAGGCCCCGCCGCCCCAGGCGCTGCCGGCCTTGCGCCAGGGCGACAACTGCCCGGTCACCGGGGTGCAGCTCAAGGACCTGTGGACCCAGCCGCCCAAGCCCTACACCGAGGGCGACCTGATCAAGGCCATGAAGAACGTCGCGCGTCTGGTCGAAGACCCGCTGCTCAAGCAGAAGCTCAAGGAGACCACCGGCATCGGCACCGAAGCGACCCGTGCGGGCATCATCCAGGGCCTGCTCGACCGGGGCTATCTGCGCAAGGACGGCAAGGCGCTCAGCGCCACCCCTCCGGCGTTCAGCCTCATCGACAACGTGCCGCGGGCGATTGCCGACCCCGGCACCACGGCGATCTGGGAGCAGGCACTGGACATGGTGCAGAGCGGCGAGATGAGCCTGGAAGAGTTCGTCGCCAAACAGGCGGCGTGGATGAGCAAGCAGGTCGAACGCTGCCAGGGCCTGCGTCTGAACCTGCAGGGCATGCCCGCACCGGCGGGTGCGGCGCCCTGGAAGAAATCCCGCAAGCGCAAGGCGTCCGGCAACTCGCGCGGCGCCAAGGACGGTACGTCAAACAAGACCACGGCAAAGGCTGCAGCGACCAGCGCCGCCGCCAAGCCACGCCGCAGCAGCCGCAAGCCATCGGGCAATGCATGA
- a CDS encoding OprD family porin, whose translation MTPRHWSAVALAVSASLNQLAMAETIESQDDAKGFAAGSSLSILARNQYFNRDRQDGDRDNRDWAQGFIGNYSSGFTQGTVGVGIDAFGHFAVKLDAQEGDSGTGNLPLERDGKAADSFGSAGAALKLRVSKTQLRYGNLQPTAPVFAVGGTRLLPQSATGLELKSSEIDGLDLEAGRYTSTNSNVTTNQDHDIYALYANVTARKATYAGGVYQITPNWTASLYAAQFEDVWNQYYANTNYVLALGGDQSLTFDANLYRTLDQGQAKAGAIDNTTASLGATYAFLGAHSVTLSAQKVHGDTPFDYLAVGNNGNGEGGDSVLLAHSVQWSDFNGPNERSFGITYNLDMTHYGVPGLSFMARHMRGYDVDGTRVSADSAYAGLYGADGKHNETDLEAKYVVQSGAAKDLSLRVRQAFHRANADQGEGDVSELRLIVDYPITLL comes from the coding sequence ATGACCCCAAGACACTGGAGCGCCGTCGCCCTGGCGGTTTCTGCCTCGCTCAATCAACTGGCCATGGCCGAGACCATCGAAAGCCAGGACGACGCCAAAGGCTTCGCCGCCGGCAGCAGCCTGTCGATACTGGCCCGCAACCAGTACTTCAACCGTGACCGCCAGGACGGCGACCGCGACAACCGTGACTGGGCACAAGGCTTCATCGGCAACTACAGCTCGGGCTTCACCCAAGGCACCGTCGGTGTCGGCATCGATGCCTTCGGCCACTTCGCCGTCAAGCTCGATGCCCAGGAAGGCGACAGCGGCACCGGCAACCTGCCTCTGGAGCGCGATGGCAAGGCCGCAGACAGCTTTGGCAGCGCTGGCGCGGCGCTCAAGTTGCGGGTGTCCAAGACCCAGCTGCGCTACGGCAACCTGCAGCCCACCGCTCCGGTATTCGCCGTGGGCGGCACACGCCTGCTGCCGCAGAGCGCCACCGGCCTGGAACTCAAGAGCAGCGAGATCGATGGCCTGGACCTGGAAGCCGGGCGCTACACCAGCACCAACAGCAACGTGACCACCAATCAGGACCACGATATCTACGCGCTGTACGCCAATGTCACGGCGCGCAAGGCGACCTACGCCGGTGGCGTGTACCAGATCACCCCGAACTGGACCGCAAGCCTCTACGCGGCGCAGTTCGAAGACGTGTGGAACCAGTACTACGCCAACACCAACTACGTGCTGGCCCTGGGCGGCGATCAGTCGCTGACCTTCGACGCCAACCTGTACCGCACCCTCGACCAGGGCCAGGCCAAGGCCGGCGCCATCGACAACACCACCGCCTCGCTGGGCGCGACCTACGCCTTCCTCGGTGCGCATTCGGTCACCCTGTCGGCGCAGAAAGTGCACGGCGACACGCCGTTCGACTACCTGGCGGTGGGCAACAACGGCAATGGCGAAGGTGGCGACTCGGTGCTGCTGGCCCACTCGGTGCAATGGTCGGACTTCAACGGCCCCAACGAGCGCTCGTTCGGCATCACCTACAACCTGGACATGACGCACTACGGCGTGCCCGGCCTGAGCTTCATGGCCCGCCACATGCGCGGTTACGACGTCGACGGCACACGGGTGTCGGCCGACAGCGCCTATGCCGGACTGTATGGCGCAGACGGCAAGCACAACGAAACCGACCTGGAAGCCAAGTACGTGGTGCAGAGCGGCGCGGCCAAGGACCTGTCGCTGCGGGTACGCCAGGCCTTCCACCGTGCCAACGCCGACCAGGGCGAAGGCGACGTATCGGAACTGCGCCTGATCGTCGACTACCCCATCACCTTGCTGTAA